From the genome of Streptomyces sp. NBC_01341, one region includes:
- a CDS encoding APC family permease: protein MSPSGPTSPEPTGMPPPGTRADGTHDDDSLAELGYKPELKRTLGNFHTFAAGISYISILTGTFQLFYFGVSFGGPAYWWSWPMVFVGQLMVALCFCELAARYPVAGSIYNWAKSMGGPHIGWLGGWMMMTATMVSLSAVALAYQITLPQIDGWFQFVGDGSGKNDAAKNAVLLGTVLILFSTLINAFGVKLMARINSAGVFIELIAAVALIIFLAAHITRGPSSVLTDTYGLGEGRTLGYFGAFLTASLASAYVMYGFDTASSLGEESHHPSRNAPRAILRALIASFLIGGLILLFALLAVPDLAAKELSTGGLQYVVLQTLGSTIGEIFLWCVVVAITVCVLAVQAAGIRLMFAMARDNNLPAGSVLARVSPRFRTPVVPAVVIGVVGVVILVININQPQIFSVITSIAVIMIYVAYLLVTAPMLVRRLKGHWSCAEGNFTLGRFGLPVNLLAVLWGAGMALNLAWPRAEVYNATGPQHWYLRWGAFVFVGIVGLGGFAYYWFVQRHRTGVLESHRSVTNDPAESAPPSA, encoded by the coding sequence ATGAGCCCGTCCGGCCCCACGAGCCCCGAGCCGACGGGCATGCCGCCGCCCGGTACCCGGGCCGACGGTACACACGACGACGACTCACTCGCCGAACTCGGTTACAAGCCCGAACTCAAGCGGACCCTGGGCAACTTCCACACGTTCGCCGCGGGCATCAGCTACATCTCGATCCTGACCGGCACCTTCCAGCTGTTCTACTTCGGCGTGAGTTTCGGAGGGCCCGCCTACTGGTGGTCCTGGCCCATGGTGTTCGTGGGACAGCTGATGGTCGCCCTGTGCTTCTGCGAGCTCGCGGCCCGGTATCCCGTGGCCGGCTCGATCTACAACTGGGCCAAGAGCATGGGTGGTCCGCACATCGGCTGGCTCGGCGGGTGGATGATGATGACCGCCACCATGGTCTCGCTGTCCGCCGTGGCCCTCGCCTACCAGATCACGCTGCCGCAGATCGACGGCTGGTTCCAGTTCGTCGGTGACGGCAGCGGCAAGAACGACGCGGCGAAGAACGCGGTGCTCCTGGGCACGGTACTGATCCTGTTCTCCACGCTGATCAACGCGTTCGGCGTCAAGCTGATGGCGCGGATCAACTCCGCCGGCGTGTTCATCGAGCTGATCGCCGCCGTCGCACTGATCATCTTCCTGGCCGCGCACATCACCCGCGGCCCCAGCAGCGTCCTGACGGACACGTACGGGCTCGGAGAGGGGCGGACCCTCGGCTACTTCGGCGCGTTCCTCACCGCGTCGCTCGCGTCCGCCTACGTGATGTACGGCTTCGACACGGCGTCCTCGCTCGGCGAGGAGTCGCACCACCCGAGCCGGAACGCACCACGTGCGATCCTGCGGGCCCTCATCGCCTCGTTCCTCATCGGCGGTCTGATTCTGCTTTTCGCGCTGCTCGCCGTCCCCGACCTGGCCGCGAAGGAGCTGTCGACGGGGGGTCTGCAGTACGTCGTCCTGCAGACGCTCGGCTCGACCATCGGCGAGATCTTCCTCTGGTGCGTCGTCGTCGCGATCACGGTCTGCGTGCTCGCCGTGCAAGCTGCCGGGATCCGGCTGATGTTCGCGATGGCACGGGACAACAACCTGCCCGCGGGCTCGGTACTGGCCCGGGTCAGTCCCCGCTTCAGGACACCCGTCGTGCCTGCCGTCGTGATCGGCGTGGTGGGCGTCGTCATCCTGGTGATCAACATCAACCAGCCGCAGATCTTCTCGGTGATCACCAGCATCGCCGTCATCATGATCTACGTGGCCTACCTGCTGGTCACGGCTCCCATGCTCGTCCGCAGGCTGAAGGGCCACTGGAGCTGCGCGGAGGGCAACTTCACACTGGGGCGGTTCGGGCTGCCGGTCAACCTCCTCGCCGTGCTGTGGGGAGCGGGGATGGCGCTCAACCTCGCGTGGCCGCGAGCCGAGGTCTACAACGCGACGGGGCCCCAGCACTGGTATCTGCGCTGGGGGGCGTTCGTCTTCGTCGGCATCGTCGGTCTCGGCGGCTTCGCCTACTACTGGTTCGTCCAGCGGCACAGGACCGGGGTCCTGGAGAGCCACCGGTCCGTGACGAACGACCCGGCGGAGTCCGCACCACCGTCCGCCTGA
- a CDS encoding GMC family oxidoreductase translates to MSAESRPRDEFDYVVVGGGTAGAVVAARLSEDPSVTVCVLEAGPSDVGDQNILRLDRWMGLLESGYDWDYPVEPQENGNSFMRHARAKVLGGCSSHNSCIAFWAPAEDLDEWSARGCEGWSAADCFPLYKRLETNDAPGDHHGRGGPVTIRTIPPNDPCGAALLEACADAGIPTTPFNTGTTVTRGAHWFQINARADGTRSSASVSYLHPVIGQRPNLEVRTGLQAKRLVLDGGRRCTGVEYLTPDLIHSRTVGARREVVVACGSIDGPKLLMLSGIGPAEHLREMGVEVEVDSPAVGARLQDHPEGVIMWEARQPMVTTSTQWWEIGIFADTEGGLDRPDLMFHYGSVPFDMNTYRRGYPTSENAFCLTPNVTRARSTGTVRLRTRDFRDKPRVDPRYFTHEHDVRVMTYGLRLARDIVSRAPMASWAGRELAPGSGATTDEELLDYIRKTHNTVYHPAGTVRMGAVDDPEAVLDPRLRVKGVRGLRVADASVMPFLPAVNPCITTMMIGEKCADMIREDRD, encoded by the coding sequence ATGTCCGCTGAAAGCCGGCCGAGGGACGAGTTCGACTACGTGGTGGTGGGCGGGGGTACGGCCGGCGCGGTCGTCGCCGCCAGGCTGTCCGAGGATCCCTCGGTCACCGTATGCGTGCTGGAGGCAGGTCCCTCCGACGTCGGTGACCAGAACATCCTCCGGCTCGACCGCTGGATGGGGCTCCTGGAATCCGGATACGACTGGGACTACCCGGTGGAGCCCCAGGAGAACGGCAACAGCTTCATGCGGCACGCCCGGGCCAAGGTCCTCGGCGGCTGTTCGTCGCACAACTCCTGCATCGCCTTCTGGGCGCCCGCCGAGGACCTCGACGAATGGAGCGCTCGGGGGTGCGAGGGCTGGAGCGCCGCGGACTGCTTCCCCCTCTACAAGCGCCTGGAGACCAACGACGCGCCGGGCGACCACCACGGACGCGGCGGTCCGGTGACCATCCGCACGATCCCGCCGAACGACCCGTGCGGCGCGGCCCTGCTCGAGGCCTGCGCGGACGCCGGAATCCCCACCACCCCGTTCAACACCGGCACGACGGTGACCCGCGGGGCGCACTGGTTCCAGATCAACGCCCGGGCCGACGGCACCCGTTCGTCAGCGTCCGTGTCGTATCTCCACCCGGTCATCGGGCAGCGGCCCAACCTGGAGGTACGCACCGGGCTGCAGGCGAAACGCCTCGTCCTCGACGGCGGGCGGCGCTGTACCGGGGTCGAGTACCTGACACCCGACCTCATCCACTCGCGCACCGTCGGCGCGCGCCGCGAGGTCGTCGTGGCCTGCGGTTCCATCGACGGGCCGAAGCTGCTCATGCTCTCGGGGATCGGCCCGGCGGAACACCTGCGCGAGATGGGCGTGGAGGTCGAGGTCGATTCGCCGGCCGTCGGAGCCCGTCTCCAGGACCACCCCGAAGGGGTGATCATGTGGGAGGCGCGGCAGCCCATGGTCACCACCTCCACCCAGTGGTGGGAGATCGGCATCTTCGCCGACACCGAAGGCGGCCTCGACCGACCGGACCTGATGTTCCACTACGGGTCCGTGCCCTTCGACATGAACACCTACCGGCGCGGATATCCCACCTCCGAGAACGCCTTCTGCCTCACGCCCAACGTCACCCGTGCGCGCTCGACGGGCACCGTCCGCCTGCGCACCCGTGACTTCCGTGACAAGCCCCGGGTCGACCCGCGCTACTTCACCCACGAGCACGACGTGCGGGTGATGACCTACGGCCTTCGGCTCGCCCGGGACATCGTCTCGCGGGCGCCGATGGCGTCCTGGGCCGGCCGTGAGCTGGCGCCCGGGAGCGGCGCCACGACTGACGAGGAACTGCTCGACTACATCCGGAAGACCCACAACACGGTCTACCACCCCGCGGGCACGGTGCGGATGGGCGCCGTCGACGACCCCGAGGCCGTCCTCGATCCCCGGCTGCGGGTGAAGGGCGTGCGGGGCCTGAGGGTGGCCGACGCGTCCGTGATGCCCTTCCTCCCCGCGGTCAACCCCTGCATCACCACGATGATGATCGGCGAGAAGTGTGCCGACATGATCCGGGAGGACCGGGACTGA
- a CDS encoding NAD(P)-dependent alcohol dehydrogenase: protein MTTVPAYAAPSAKAPLERTTIERRAVGEFDVLIDIKFSGICHSDIHQARDGWQEGIFPMVPGHEIAGVVTETGSGVTKFAVGDRVGVGCLVDSCRECDNCKAGLEQYCLNGNTGTYNAVDKNGDPTYGGYSTQIVVDENYTVRIPEGLALDEAAPLLCAGITTYSPLKHWNAGPGKKVAVVGMGGLGHVGVKIAHALGAEVTVLSQTLKKRDDGLKLGADHYYATGDPKTFEDLAGTFDIILSTVSAPLDIDAYLSLLRTDGALVNVGAPEEPVSLNVFSLLGGRKSFSGSGIGGIRETQEMLDFCAEHGFGAEIELIGASEINEAYERVLNSDVRYRFVIDTATI from the coding sequence ATGACCACTGTCCCGGCGTACGCCGCCCCCTCCGCGAAGGCTCCACTGGAGCGCACCACCATCGAGCGTCGCGCGGTCGGCGAGTTCGACGTCCTGATCGACATCAAGTTCTCCGGCATCTGCCACTCGGACATCCACCAGGCCCGCGACGGCTGGCAGGAGGGCATCTTCCCGATGGTGCCGGGCCACGAGATCGCCGGTGTCGTCACCGAGACAGGCTCCGGCGTCACAAAGTTCGCGGTGGGCGACCGCGTCGGCGTCGGCTGTCTGGTCGACTCCTGCCGCGAGTGCGACAACTGCAAGGCCGGCCTGGAGCAGTACTGCCTCAACGGCAACACGGGCACGTACAACGCCGTGGACAAGAACGGCGACCCCACCTACGGGGGCTACTCCACCCAGATCGTCGTCGACGAGAACTACACCGTCCGCATCCCCGAGGGCCTGGCCCTGGACGAGGCCGCGCCGCTGCTGTGCGCGGGCATCACCACCTACTCCCCCCTGAAGCACTGGAACGCGGGCCCCGGCAAGAAGGTCGCCGTCGTGGGCATGGGCGGCCTCGGGCACGTGGGGGTCAAGATCGCGCACGCGCTCGGTGCCGAGGTCACCGTGCTCTCGCAGACCCTGAAGAAGCGGGACGACGGCCTGAAGCTCGGCGCCGACCACTACTACGCCACCGGTGACCCGAAGACCTTCGAGGACCTGGCCGGCACGTTCGACATCATCCTGTCCACGGTGTCCGCGCCGCTGGACATCGACGCCTACCTCTCCCTCCTGCGGACGGACGGTGCCCTGGTGAACGTCGGCGCTCCGGAGGAGCCGGTCTCCCTCAACGTCTTCTCGCTGCTCGGCGGCCGCAAGTCCTTCTCCGGCTCCGGCATCGGGGGCATCCGGGAGACCCAGGAGATGCTGGACTTCTGCGCCGAGCACGGGTTCGGCGCGGAGATCGAACTGATCGGCGCCTCGGAGATCAACGAGGCGTACGAGCGTGTGCTGAACAGCGATGTGCGGTACCGGTTCGTGATCGACACGGCCACGATCTGA
- a CDS encoding helix-turn-helix transcriptional regulator, producing the protein MDDQPESDPRPHGGGAPGDGAPLALDRRAELGEFLRSRRARLKPDDVGLPDFGRHRRVPGLRREELAQLAGVSVAYYTRLEQGNGQNVSVEVLDAIASALRLTDAEGAHLSHLAKPRQHRKKPSPRQQRVRAALNQLLDSMDGVPAYVVGRRAEILAWNRMAAAVFGDWSELPAQERNWARLVFLKPGYRDLFVEWDQKASDIVAFLRMDAGCRPDDSRLSALVGELSVKSQDFRRLWARHDVKEKSHGVKRLCHPLVGELSLSFETFTLPDDAEQSMVTYHAEPGSESAEALRLLASWGADATRAGTAVPGGQ; encoded by the coding sequence ATGGACGACCAGCCCGAATCCGATCCGCGGCCCCACGGCGGCGGCGCTCCCGGTGACGGCGCGCCGCTCGCCCTCGACCGGCGCGCCGAGCTCGGCGAATTCCTCCGCAGCCGCCGCGCGCGGCTGAAGCCGGATGATGTGGGGCTGCCCGACTTCGGGCGGCACCGCCGGGTCCCCGGGCTGCGCCGTGAGGAGTTGGCCCAGCTGGCCGGTGTCTCCGTGGCGTACTACACACGCCTCGAACAGGGCAACGGCCAGAACGTCTCCGTGGAGGTCCTGGACGCGATCGCGTCCGCCCTGAGGCTGACGGACGCCGAGGGCGCGCATCTGTCGCACCTCGCGAAGCCCAGACAGCACAGGAAGAAGCCGTCTCCACGGCAGCAGCGTGTACGCGCGGCCCTGAACCAGCTGCTCGACAGCATGGACGGTGTGCCGGCGTACGTCGTCGGACGCCGTGCGGAGATCCTGGCCTGGAACCGGATGGCCGCCGCCGTCTTCGGCGACTGGTCGGAGCTGCCCGCGCAGGAGCGCAACTGGGCGCGCCTGGTGTTCCTGAAGCCCGGCTACCGCGACCTCTTCGTGGAGTGGGACCAGAAGGCGTCGGATATCGTCGCCTTCCTGCGCATGGACGCCGGCTGCCGGCCCGACGACTCCCGGCTCTCCGCCCTGGTCGGTGAGCTGTCCGTGAAGAGTCAGGACTTCCGGCGGCTGTGGGCCAGGCACGACGTCAAGGAGAAGAGCCACGGCGTCAAGCGGCTGTGCCATCCGCTGGTGGGTGAACTCTCCCTCTCGTTCGAGACGTTCACGCTTCCCGACGACGCCGAGCAGTCGATGGTCACGTATCACGCCGAGCCCGGGTCGGAGTCGGCGGAGGCGCTGCGCCTGCTCGCCAGCTGGGGTGCGGACGCGACGCGGGCCGGAACGGCCGTGCCCGGCGGTCAGTAG
- a CDS encoding lectin: MRSPRLPRHLVLSLVMTLGLATLSTGLAQSEPAPVTSSAVQPADAAAAAAAAAAVTFSDDFDGPAGAAVDGGKWQVETGDNVNNHERQYYTAGNRNAALDGQGNLVITARKENPGNYQCWYGRCEYTSARLNTSGKFTTTYGRVEARMKIPRGQGIWPAFWMLGSDIGSVGWPNSGEIDIMENVGFEPGTVHGTLHGPGYSGSGGIGAGYSLPGGQAFADAFHTFAVDWSPNAITWSVDGTVYQRRTPADLGGKQWVFNKPFFVILNLAVGGYWPGDPDGSTVFPQQLLVDYVRVSSDSGQPGGGGPITGLAGKCVDVAAGSAVNGTAVQLYDCNGSAAQQWTVGADGTIRALGKCLDVASAGTADGTKVQLWDCNGSAAQQWATPAARDIVNPQADKCLDVTGGSSANGTRLQIWTCTGSANQKWTVTR; this comes from the coding sequence ATGAGATCCCCACGCTTGCCTCGGCACCTGGTCCTGTCCCTCGTCATGACGCTCGGCCTCGCCACCCTTTCCACCGGACTGGCGCAGAGTGAGCCCGCCCCCGTGACCAGCTCCGCCGTGCAGCCGGCCGACGCCGCCGCGGCCGCGGCCGCGGCCGCGGCCGTCACGTTCTCCGACGACTTCGACGGACCGGCGGGCGCCGCCGTCGACGGCGGCAAGTGGCAGGTCGAGACCGGCGACAACGTCAACAACCACGAACGGCAGTACTACACCGCCGGAAACCGCAACGCGGCCCTCGACGGCCAGGGCAACCTCGTCATCACCGCCCGCAAAGAGAACCCCGGCAACTACCAGTGCTGGTACGGGCGGTGCGAATACACCTCGGCCCGGCTGAACACGTCCGGCAAGTTCACCACCACCTACGGCCGGGTCGAGGCCAGGATGAAGATCCCGCGCGGGCAGGGCATCTGGCCCGCGTTCTGGATGCTGGGCAGCGACATCGGCAGCGTGGGCTGGCCCAACAGCGGTGAGATCGACATCATGGAGAACGTCGGCTTCGAACCCGGAACGGTCCACGGCACCCTGCACGGCCCCGGCTACTCCGGCAGCGGCGGCATCGGCGCCGGCTACTCCCTGCCGGGCGGGCAGGCGTTCGCCGACGCGTTCCACACCTTCGCGGTCGACTGGAGCCCGAACGCGATCACCTGGTCCGTCGACGGCACCGTCTACCAACGCCGCACCCCCGCCGACCTGGGCGGGAAGCAGTGGGTCTTCAACAAGCCGTTCTTCGTCATCCTGAACCTCGCCGTCGGCGGCTACTGGCCGGGCGACCCCGACGGGAGCACGGTCTTCCCCCAGCAGCTCCTCGTCGACTACGTCCGCGTGAGTTCCGACAGCGGCCAGCCGGGCGGCGGCGGACCCATCACCGGTCTGGCGGGCAAGTGTGTGGATGTGGCCGCTGGTTCGGCGGTGAACGGTACGGCGGTGCAGTTGTACGACTGCAACGGTTCGGCGGCGCAGCAGTGGACGGTGGGTGCCGACGGGACGATCCGTGCGCTGGGCAAGTGTCTGGACGTGGCTTCGGCCGGCACGGCGGACGGTACGAAGGTGCAGTTGTGGGACTGCAACGGTTCGGCGGCGCAGCAGTGGGCGACGCCGGCCGCGCGGGACATCGTGAACCCGCAGGCGGACAAGTGCCTGGACGTGACCGGCGGAAGCAGCGCCAACGGAACACGGCTGCAGATCTGGACCTGCACCGGCTCCGCCAACCAGAAGTGGACGGTGACCCGATGA
- a CDS encoding lectin: protein MTAKCFARPVVRGLLSTVAVTAALLTGLTATPASGAVADTGQITGLAGKCVDVAAGSAVNGTAVQLYDCNGSAAQQWTVGADGTIRALGKCLDVASAGTADGTKVQLWDCNGSAAQQWATPAARDIVNPQADKCLDVTGGSSANGTRLQIWTCTGSANQKWTAPSAGGGGTPGPGAMAVAPYLYNGWGSPPSPTTVMNATGVKWFTLAFVLSNGYCNPQWDGGRPLTGGVDQQTVNTVRAAGGDVIPSFGGWSGNKLESSCSSAGELAAAYQKVINAYALKAIDIDIEAAAYDSPAVQQRTVDALKTVRANNPGIKVYVTFGTGQNGPDNSLISKAAASGLTVDSWTIMPFNFGGAGQNMGTLTVRAAEGLKTAVKNAYGYSDDQAYRHTGISSMNGITDNGETVTVADFRTILAYAQQRHLARLTFWSVNRDRPCTGGGADTCSGVSQQPWDFTRVFASYTG, encoded by the coding sequence ATGACCGCCAAGTGCTTCGCGAGACCTGTCGTGCGCGGCCTGCTGAGCACGGTGGCCGTGACCGCCGCGCTCCTGACAGGTCTGACCGCCACGCCCGCGAGCGGTGCTGTCGCGGACACCGGACAGATCACCGGTCTGGCGGGCAAGTGTGTGGATGTGGCCGCTGGTTCGGCGGTGAACGGTACGGCGGTGCAGTTGTACGACTGCAACGGTTCGGCGGCGCAGCAGTGGACGGTGGGTGCCGACGGGACGATCCGTGCGCTGGGCAAGTGTCTGGACGTGGCTTCGGCCGGCACGGCGGACGGTACGAAGGTGCAGTTGTGGGACTGCAACGGTTCGGCGGCGCAGCAGTGGGCGACGCCGGCCGCGCGGGACATCGTGAACCCGCAGGCGGACAAGTGCCTGGACGTGACCGGCGGAAGCAGCGCCAACGGAACGCGGCTGCAGATCTGGACCTGCACCGGCTCCGCCAACCAGAAGTGGACCGCGCCCAGCGCAGGCGGCGGCGGGACCCCCGGGCCCGGAGCCATGGCCGTGGCCCCCTACCTCTACAACGGATGGGGCAGCCCGCCCAGCCCCACCACCGTGATGAACGCGACCGGAGTCAAGTGGTTCACGCTCGCCTTCGTCCTCAGCAACGGCTACTGCAACCCCCAGTGGGACGGGGGCCGGCCGCTGACCGGTGGTGTCGACCAGCAGACCGTCAACACCGTACGGGCGGCGGGCGGCGACGTCATCCCGTCCTTCGGGGGCTGGAGCGGCAACAAGCTGGAGAGCTCCTGCTCCAGTGCCGGTGAGCTGGCCGCCGCGTACCAGAAGGTCATCAACGCCTACGCGCTCAAGGCCATCGACATCGACATCGAGGCCGCGGCGTACGACAGTCCGGCCGTCCAGCAGCGCACGGTGGACGCGCTGAAGACCGTCAGGGCCAACAACCCCGGCATCAAGGTGTACGTGACCTTCGGCACCGGCCAGAACGGCCCGGACAACAGCCTCATCAGCAAGGCCGCGGCCTCCGGGCTCACCGTGGACAGCTGGACCATCATGCCGTTCAACTTCGGCGGCGCCGGCCAGAACATGGGCACCCTCACCGTCCGTGCCGCCGAAGGCCTCAAGACCGCGGTCAAGAACGCCTACGGATACTCGGACGACCAGGCCTACCGGCACACCGGGATCTCCTCGATGAACGGCATCACGGACAACGGGGAGACGGTCACCGTGGCCGACTTCCGCACCATCCTCGCCTACGCCCAGCAGCGCCACCTCGCACGGCTGACCTTCTGGTCCGTCAACCGCGACCGGCCCTGCACCGGCGGTGGAGCCGACACCTGCTCGGGTGTCTCCCAGCAGCCATGGGACTTCACCCGGGTCTTCGCCTCGTACACGGGCTGA
- a CDS encoding methionyl-tRNA formyltransferase produces MRVVMFGYQTWGHRTLQALLDSEHDVVLVVTHPKSEHAYEKIWSDSVADLAEEHGVPVLIRNRPDDEELFQRIEEAAPDIIVANNWRTWIPPRIFALPRHGTLNIHDSLLPKYAGFSPLIWALINGESEVGVTAHMMNDELDAGDIVRQEAVQVGPTDTTTDLFHKTVDLIGPVTTGALDLIASGRTEFTKQDRSRASFFHKRSDEDIRIDWKWPAEDLERLIRAQSEPYPSAFTFHRGKRLEVLAAVVSEGRYGGTPGRIFYREGDGVAIVAGADARTGRNHGLAITRVRTEDGRELGATEYFTSMGGYLTGRP; encoded by the coding sequence ATGCGGGTCGTCATGTTCGGATACCAGACCTGGGGCCACCGCACCCTGCAAGCCCTCCTGGACTCCGAGCACGACGTGGTGCTGGTCGTCACACATCCCAAGAGCGAGCACGCGTACGAGAAGATCTGGAGCGACTCCGTCGCCGACCTCGCCGAGGAGCACGGCGTCCCCGTGCTGATCCGCAACCGCCCCGACGACGAGGAACTGTTCCAGCGCATCGAGGAGGCGGCCCCCGACATCATCGTGGCCAACAACTGGCGCACCTGGATCCCGCCGCGCATCTTCGCGCTCCCGCGCCACGGCACGCTCAACATCCACGACTCGCTGCTGCCGAAGTACGCCGGCTTCTCCCCGCTGATCTGGGCGTTGATCAACGGCGAGTCCGAGGTGGGCGTGACCGCCCACATGATGAACGACGAGCTGGACGCCGGCGACATCGTCCGGCAGGAGGCGGTGCAGGTCGGGCCGACGGACACGACGACCGACCTCTTCCACAAGACGGTCGACCTGATCGGCCCGGTCACCACCGGCGCACTCGACCTGATCGCCTCCGGACGGACCGAGTTCACCAAGCAGGACCGCTCCCGGGCGAGCTTCTTCCACAAGAGGTCCGACGAGGACATCCGGATCGACTGGAAGTGGCCGGCCGAGGACCTCGAACGCCTGATCCGCGCGCAGTCCGAGCCCTACCCCAGCGCTTTCACATTCCACCGGGGCAAGCGGCTCGAAGTGCTCGCCGCGGTCGTGTCCGAGGGGCGTTACGGCGGCACGCCCGGACGCATCTTCTACCGCGAGGGCGACGGCGTGGCGATCGTCGCGGGAGCGGACGCCCGCACCGGACGCAACCACGGCCTGGCCATCACGCGGGTGCGCACCGAGGACGGCCGGGAACTGGGCGCGACGGAGTACTTCACCTCCATGGGCGGCTACCTGACCGGCCGTCCCTGA
- a CDS encoding lysine N(6)-hydroxylase/L-ornithine N(5)-oxygenase family protein, translating to MSQVQPGDIRPVHDLIGIGFGPSNVAMAIALNEHNARNSPHDSVTAHFFEQQPRFGWHRGMLIDDATMQVSFLKDLVTLRNPTSEFSFLSYLKSKDRLVDFINHKNLFPLRVEFHDYLEWAAAKVDDMASYGHEVVGVTPFVRDGAVEYLDVTVRSAEGLAVHRARNLVIGTGLRPLVPEGIERGQRVWHNSELLARVGELEGTAPSRFIVVGAGQSAAENVAYLHRRFPEAEICAVFSRYGYSPADDSSFANRIFDPGAVDEFYEAPEDVKRRLMDYHGNTNYSVVDIDLIDDLYRQTYQEKVLGTERLRFLNVSRLVAVDETPDKARATVKSLVTGEETLLDADVVVFATGYSPVDPVALLGDVADRCLRDGEDRVRVERDYRIATDPELHCGIYLQGGTEHTHGITSALLSNIAIRVGEILDSLLDRGVKAASDEARPVPGASAR from the coding sequence ATGTCACAGGTACAGCCCGGCGATATCCGACCGGTCCACGACCTCATCGGCATCGGCTTCGGGCCGTCCAACGTGGCCATGGCCATCGCGCTCAACGAGCACAACGCGCGCAACAGCCCGCACGACTCGGTCACCGCTCACTTCTTCGAGCAGCAGCCCCGCTTCGGCTGGCACCGCGGCATGCTGATCGACGACGCGACGATGCAGGTGTCCTTCCTCAAGGACCTGGTGACGCTCAGGAACCCGACCAGCGAGTTCAGCTTCCTCTCGTACCTGAAGAGCAAGGACCGGCTGGTCGACTTCATCAACCACAAGAACCTCTTCCCCCTGCGGGTGGAGTTCCACGACTACCTCGAATGGGCCGCGGCCAAGGTCGACGACATGGCCTCCTACGGCCACGAGGTCGTCGGGGTCACGCCGTTCGTCCGGGACGGGGCGGTGGAGTACCTGGACGTGACCGTCCGCTCGGCGGAGGGGCTCGCCGTCCACCGGGCCCGCAACCTCGTCATCGGCACCGGACTGCGCCCGCTCGTGCCGGAGGGCATCGAGCGCGGCCAGCGGGTGTGGCACAACTCCGAGCTCCTGGCGAGGGTCGGCGAACTGGAGGGCACCGCGCCGTCCCGGTTCATCGTCGTGGGTGCGGGGCAGAGCGCCGCCGAGAACGTCGCTTACCTGCACCGCCGCTTCCCCGAGGCCGAGATCTGCGCGGTCTTCAGCCGCTACGGCTACAGCCCCGCCGACGACAGCAGCTTCGCCAACCGGATCTTCGACCCCGGGGCCGTCGACGAGTTCTACGAGGCACCCGAGGACGTCAAGCGCAGACTGATGGACTACCACGGCAACACCAACTACTCCGTGGTCGACATCGACCTCATCGACGACCTCTACCGGCAGACGTACCAGGAGAAGGTCCTCGGCACCGAACGGCTGCGCTTCCTCAACGTGTCCCGGCTCGTCGCCGTCGACGAGACGCCGGACAAGGCCCGGGCCACCGTGAAGTCCCTCGTCACGGGCGAGGAGACCCTCCTGGACGCCGATGTCGTGGTGTTCGCCACCGGCTACAGCCCCGTCGACCCGGTCGCCCTCCTCGGCGACGTGGCGGACCGCTGCCTCCGCGACGGCGAGGACCGGGTCCGGGTCGAGCGCGACTACCGCATCGCCACGGACCCCGAACTGCACTGCGGCATATACCTCCAGGGGGGCACGGAGCACACGCACGGCATCACCTCCGCGCTGCTGTCCAACATCGCGATCCGGGTCGGGGAGATCCTGGACTCACTGCTCGACCGGGGCGTCAAGGCGGCCTCCGACGAGGCGCGCCCGGTCCCCGGCGCAAGCGCCCGCTAG